Within the Tachysurus fulvidraco isolate hzauxx_2018 chromosome 3, HZAU_PFXX_2.0, whole genome shotgun sequence genome, the region CAAGAGATAAGCTGAGCATGAGAGAGGAATGAGGCTTTGACAACAAGGGGTTAGGGTTTTAAGCGTGTTTAAAGCGGACTGTAGTGGGAGAAGACAAGAAAAACACGTTTTTGGTTTGTAGATTGGAGGCTCGTGATGCATTGAGTGGGTGAGACTGTTCAGTTTTATGTGGAAACTGGAAACCCAAAAGTCCTGTATGActtcctcatttcattttcaaatgtttttatagCTGTGGCATAGTATAAGGTTCgggccacattttaaaatgtatagcATAATTGACCCCATGTCTCACTTATGCCAGGATTGTAGGGGCATGAAcctgatgattaaaaaaaaaaaagtccactcATTGTGAAAGGCTTTGCATTTggcttttattaaaatattttaatgtgattttttttttttttttttataaacatgagtgaattgtttttacattattttttttagtagttTGGGAAGAAAGGTATGTTTAAATGGAATTAGGTTGTTCTGATGGTAAGCATCAATTAGAGAATTAGCAGATTATTTAATTTCCTGTTGCACCACAAGGTTACTTTTAAATTTGTTACCTGTGACTAAAAATTCAGAATTGTAATAAGAGATGATTACCCATGTTATCCAagttttttaaaagaaagagaaatttctaattgtatttgtttaatctGTGGCTCCTAATCAGGACGacacagcaaaacaaaatgtacagaaCCCGTTGCTCTGTAGAAGTGAATTCAGTCTCTTTTCAGCTACTTGTTTTGAGAAGATTTGTATCGGCTAACTTTTTAACGATGCATATGTTCTCTGTATGTCATTAAAACTTTAACCAGCAATTGTATTACTGTGATTACTTGATGAGGATTGTTCAATGTGAACTTTATACCTCTCTTTTTGTCATAGTAATGCAGATACAAGTTCACACTCTTAAATGCAGCAGTACGGTTGGTGCACAGATGCAATATTGTTCAAAGTTGAATAAGAACTGATGAACGAGTACATGCACAGTGGCTCAAATGttttgctgtcttttttttttttttttttttttactactattATAGTAATGCATAAACTTTGACCACTGTAGCCCTCTGTGGGGGAAAAATGTATCCTGCTGTGTCTTCAGTGTAATTTTCCCCATGTTGTCGTAATGGTTTCAAATTAAAGAACGCTATCTTAAGGAGCTGCTATGGAatcagtgtgtaaatgtttcatggttttcttcattctgttttcttttactacttttttttattgtaaatctgATTCACTTGTTTAGAAGTCATTTAAAGTTTAGAAACCCAGGTGTTATTACAGGCACGTGGTGGAAACAGACAGCTCAAGGATCCAAGGCCTTACGTTTCACTTTTTGGACAATGCTAATATTTTCTGTCTTTGATCGTTTAGTGGTGTCATGACAATCAATGACTAATATGttgtgttttgggttttttttttgtcattccaAATGGGTTGATTATACAATATTGCAGTGTATGTTGggacaaaaaaatgaaatataaataaaatttttactGTCAccaacaaagaaaataatagtCTAGCAATACAttcttcaatacagaaaaaggTGTAGTACTGCCGAACTGCTACGATCATCGTTATCCCCCAGTCAGCTTTATGCATCTGATGATGCATGTTGTTGCTAAAAGCTTATTTTCAACATGTGACTACAGATGGACCTGAGAACAGACTCCTGAACCCCAGCTGAGGCCGGTGACGTGACGCCTTCCCTCAGTGAGACTAAGCCAGCAAAATTACACCAATAATTCAGTCATATATTCCACCGCTCTCGATAAGCTAACGGATATTTTCCAGTCAAATGGGGTTAGGTATTAATGTGAAAATACACACCAGTTccaaatgaattttatttttatatatatatatatatattagaatattgagttgtgtgtgtttggttgtaaTTTTAATGTGCTCTTTACTCCAGTCCATTAGGTGGCGCTGCTACACCTTAGTCCGGTCTACTAACCGCCAAAGACGTCAAGAGGATATAGAAGAAGAAGGGAGGCAGGAAAGATCGAGCACACAGATACCTCaccatttatcttttatttaaggGTTTTAtgggttttattattttatttacttgtaaATAGTACTCCACCTTGGTTAAGCGAAATGTCGGACATCTACTGAACGGGTCGTTTGTGACTGTGAAAGCAGAGAAGTGAAATGCGCGTGCAGGTGTAGCAGAAATGCTAAAACTGCTTTGTTTTGGTAACTCGAGAAATCTCCACAGTTACTaatcatctttaaaaaaaaagtctgtgttCCTGGTGTTCTTTTGTATTTCTCCAAGCATGTCTTCAGAGTTGACTATTGACATCCAGCTAACAGAGCTGGGCTTCTCTAGCTGGGATTTTCAGGTTTTAAAACAGAAAGACACGCCCCAGACCTCAGACCTGGAATATGCTTcattatcttcatcatcatcatcatcatcattaacagcaccaccaccagcaaCGGCGTGTCCAATGCCAGTGGAAATCCTGGTGGATGAGGAACCGGATGAAGAGCCAGAAGCGGCTCATCTCGCTCCTGGTGTCTCTTCCCAGTCCGTTCCTCATATCCCCAAACACGATGCCAGTTTCGTTCATGTCGATTCCACCGAAACCAGAACAGGCGAAAGCAGCAAAACTGTTTGTGGAACAAATGAAAAACGAAGAAAGCGTTTGTGGTTCGACGAAAACACGGACGAGCAAGTTGAggaggataaaaagaaaaaaacacacacacatcaagtggaaaatgagaaaaaacgTGATAGAGGAGCTCAGAGGATGCTGGTGAGTGCTTCTGATGTTtccgaagaagaagaagaagaaaatcaggaggaggaggatgacgaCGAAGATGattatgaagaagaagatgacgAGGACGAGAACAACTTGACGGATGAGGAGGAATGCGATGATGATTTGTCTTcaggtacgtgtgtgtgtgttataatagACAATGTAGATGATCTGTACATAGACACGCGATATATTGCATTGTGAAATACTTTGAAACTCATTAGCTGTGTTTACTGACAGCCCTAATTTGAACTAACAGGGAATTCGTCATCCGAATTTGATCATAAGGCCAAATCTGTGAATAATTTAATATGTATGAAATAAAACttagtattttaaaaaagtattttaaaaaatggcagAAATGCGTCCTGTTTGCTAAGTAGGGCtgaataaatgtattaactccatattaataataatgattagaATAATAATACTAGCAGGTCCATGACAGTAGCTGAAATGTGGCTTTGTTTAGATGCTTATTGAGGTTGCGGTGAATGCTCTGGTACACTGTGTCAGACCAATCTGTGATCACACGTTGTGTTGTTTACATTACCTACTTTACCTACAGAAGGTCTACAGACCCCTGATAAAactgcggggggggggggggggggttgtgacgtaaacaaaatgaaaaccaaGATTTCTTTTTCTACCGTAAATGCTTTACAGTAACCAACAGCATTCAAGTGAAAACCAATTagaattattttagaaattagAAATTGCCCtacctgaggctccccgtgacccgagaagttcggataagcagtagaaaataaatgaatgaatgaatttgccCGGGTATATTCACACTCATGCCCAGAAGTAACGATTATCTGCTTGACGTCAGTGATTGAAGTAATTCCAATTAACCCCAAATATAGTTCCTGTAGGATTCTTTTCATCTTCCTGGTTTCATCCAGCTTTCTATAAGCCACAAGGTTTGGAAAGAGCTTACAGCTCATGTACAGGATCCCTTTCTCCAGACGTATCAGTCAGGACAGGGGGTGCAAAGAATTTCTTAAGCATTACTTGTATAGAGAGGAACACTGTGAAGGTCATGGAGCATCACGGTGACTAACAAGACTAACAGTGATTAACAAGAACAGGAATGatcttgtattaaaaaaaaaaaagatctataaCAAAATTAAAGGAGGTGCAGGAATATGTGTCTGGTCCAAGTCTGGCATGTCACAACAATCTCTCATATTCTTCATTTCTGGGCCGTGGAATATGGTGGaaagatcattttaaatgtattcatttagaaACCGCTTTTATTCCACTTACAAATGTATCTCTGCTTGCATTTCCACATGGAAATGATAGAAGAGATGATGAGACCAAGGTAGAACGTTGCAGGGCATTGTTTATCACACAAACAACATCAAACCCACACTGCTCAGGATCAAGggatcagtgttgtggtgtggccCAGTCAGAGCTCAGATCTAAATCCTGCCTAATAAACCTGGGGTATGACTGTAGGAGATCCCTCACTGCTTGAAAGGTCTGTAATACTTTAGCCAGGAAGAATGGAATAACATTTCCAAGTTGGCAGATTCTGACCCCAAAATACTGATGGCTGTATGAATggcttaatatattttattagtaATGGGTTAAGACTTATACAGCCATTTTATACAGTCTTAGGCTGTAGCTGTCCTTAGagttaaaagaaaaagtgtTAATGCTATTCATCTTGGTTTTATTGTTTAACAACACAAAAGCCTGCATTTGTAACGTGGGGTGATTTTTAAATGTacgtattttttattattattattatcaatatttATATGATTGACATGCAGATCCACTGTcactaaaaaaaagttcaaaactaaataaataaagtaaattctCATGTAACAAAtctattaaaatacataaagaaacaGAACTGATTATAAAATGCTTAGGCTAAGCTGTTTTTactcaggcttttttttttttttttaaccaactgTCTGCAATGTACAGCCTGAGCTAAACAACTCAAACGATACACACATGTCACAGTCTCTTTTTTGGCCAATATTACTGTCTTGTTGTTTACTGATTATGTTAACGCTCGCTGTTATTTCTTCGCAGATGCAAATAGTTCAGAAGAGCATCTCTGCGAAGTGTGCAGTCTCACATTTCCCACATCTTTCCTCCTACGTGAGCATATGCGCGTGCATAACGGTGTGCGTCTCTACCGCTGTGCTGAATGTGGCAAGCAGTTCTGCCATTTAGTCAACTATCGTAAGCACCTGCGCGCGCACGCAAAAGCGTCCGTTATCCAGTGCGTCGTTTGCACAGCCCAGTTTGCGACACAGGAGGACCTGCAGCAGCATCTGGACACAAACCATTTTGAAGAAAAGTTCTATCAGTGTGATCTCTGCAAGCGCATTTTCACCAGCATGGCAGAGTGCAAGactcacgtgcacacacaccagcGGCGCGTGAAACGTTACCCGTGTCCAAAGTGCGAACACACCTTCCTCCATCACAGCTCCATGCTGTACCATCTCAAGCGACACAATAAAGGTGTATTCCTCTGTACAGACTGCGGCCTGGCCTTCTCGACAAAAGGCGTCCTCCTGCGCCACAGCTTTCATCACCTGGGCCTTTTGCCCTACACGTGCATACGATGCAAGCGGCACTTCCGTTTGGCATCTCTGTACTTGAAGCACGAGTGCAAACCGGAGCAGTTGCAATGTGTCGCGTGTCTCGTCACCTTTCAGAGTCAAGAGGACTTCCTGAAGCACAAGAAGGACACAGGTTGCTGGGGTCATCAGACGGCTCTCA harbors:
- the wu:fe05a04 gene encoding zinc finger and SCAN domain-containing protein 2, with translation MSSELTIDIQLTELGFSSWDFQVLKQKDTPQTSDLEYASLSSSSSSSSLTAPPPATACPMPVEILVDEEPDEEPEAAHLAPGVSSQSVPHIPKHDASFVHVDSTETRTGESSKTVCGTNEKRRKRLWFDENTDEQVEEDKKKKTHTHQVENEKKRDRGAQRMLVSASDVSEEEEEENQEEEDDDEDDYEEEDDEDENNLTDEEECDDDLSSDANSSEEHLCEVCSLTFPTSFLLREHMRVHNGVRLYRCAECGKQFCHLVNYRKHLRAHAKASVIQCVVCTAQFATQEDLQQHLDTNHFEEKFYQCDLCKRIFTSMAECKTHVHTHQRRVKRYPCPKCEHTFLHHSSMLYHLKRHNKGVFLCTDCGLAFSTKGVLLRHSFHHLGLLPYTCIRCKRHFRLASLYLKHECKPEQLQCVACLVTFQSQEDFLKHKKDTGCWGHQTALSAKTNDIRCMECGQVFDNSEELKKHAGTHQRVMRCSECGMGFRSSIMLMSHMGGHVAQRPCLCKECGLGFCHQQAYDSHLKTCGLVNAAEIALKKQKPNSTKKDVVAIAKNKEVQILPKHAPSHPPNVVSSQPNPADSLTTVSVNKKPLSSVPLFMLLPVPSTSASNSIPNPAKLTSDVSKKSVSAPPVIHIPLQSNNGSVHKESIKTAVVKDLTSLRPASNILISMKNTKTGWSLLQGPSTPGPVTKIYVVREESKQATAANSISEQKTRVLSNLEILQILNILKKTGDKKKETLSSSESTEMTADDGTQKGSSLETSNTSLKQSSDCELTTKTGRDILYTKPQGPDFDSSAVTCDSLPLKTQPEEDQIPKASTELSSENRGQNTDNNADEENSDLDNAATELGDESDVVQCETCGKMILDKDLVQHTMKHSVSNVLTTS